The following nucleotide sequence is from Salvia miltiorrhiza cultivar Shanhuang (shh) chromosome 7, IMPLAD_Smil_shh, whole genome shotgun sequence.
ttttgtcattttaggatgtccacaaaaattagtcattttccatttttagaaattatctatcacatggtgggTCATATTcctcactcacaatacaattaattatcattataaacactactATTTGAGTGGAAtaatttctccactcacaatacaataaccatttttattaaaactcataccGTCCacctttaggactatttttgatGGACGAAGCGAGTAATAAATATCCGCTAACTATTCATTTTCATCTCAAACCAGCATAGTAATATTCGTTGTCCCCcgaatttatttgaatttacaaaaatatgttgTTATAATAATGATTATATATTTGTCTCAATAAAATTCAAACGATATAAAGTAAATGTTAATACTAATAAATACAAGTATAAATACACGCTAATGGGTCATTTCCGTCTTAAATCCAAgactattatttaataataaagtgtacaaaatcattttatttaaattttaaattgtgaaATAATGTGAAAAAACAACTTTTATTTAGATGtctaatgaaaaaataaaaatcgatATGGGTTATTGTAAAAGATTTACTCGTACTAGTCATAgatacaattaaaaataattttactattcGTTCTTGTCTCGTATAAAAATATCAGAGAATTCTCATCTCATATAAGAATACTCGAGGAATACCCAAGCACATTTTAACTTCATAAATCGAAATTGCTACAAATGTCGATTAATATTTGGATCCAAACATCCATTGAAgactttttttttctatttaaataatctatattatattaaaaagctaatgttcaatttaaaattaattttaaattgaatcaTTAGTAATGAATGCAATATTTAAAATCACTTTTACTAATCATATCATGATACTCAAATATTCCTAGAATCTttgtggcacgagttttaataaaattagttaaaaatattgttgagcGTATTGATAATGAATAAAAGATATTGATAGTGAAAAAATGGTTTCACTTTGAGAGTATGGATAGtgaagaaagagtctcactttaaagaaaaaatattaatttgttaaaatataTGTGGACTAgtgtcccaaaatagaaagtgAATATATTTGGGAGAGACAGATCAACAAAGAAATAAATGAATAGATTtgggggacagagggagtaattttttgaGAAGTCGTCCACTAATAATAAATGTACATAGTTTTATATAAATCTATTACAAGAAAggaataaattatgaatttaaagatggataaatttataaaaattgaacACATggtatttaaaatttaaaaatatatatacgttTGTTATAGAAATTTATAATTCTAAGTAGACTCAATTTTAAGTTAATTCAATATTCTATTATATATTACTATTTAAATATAGCATTATAATTGATTGATTctattaaatcaataaataatttataattttgaaaaataccATATTTAGTCTAAATTAGATTAATAAGGTAGAATAATTAGAGGAacaatataaattacattgagTGCCAAAAAATTATATCAGTCATCAGCTCAACATTTTCAGATCAAACCTCGCACAAAATACCTTCAAATGAGCCTTAAATGGCAAAAAATGAGTGAACAGTgcgataaaaattaaaattatcttatgAAACCTTGAGCATGCCTAATATTATTTTGATCCAACCTCTATTCGaccatattaatattaataattataatatcttAATCGCACCATATAATATACTACCATATTTCACCATTAGAACAATTAATTATATGGCTCAGATACAATTTATCACATCAGAGGATTTAGCCTATCAACAACTACAAGTAATTGTGATTATTCAGCTTACAAATTTTCATtgttttgaaaattaattttatgaaatattaacttttattttattaatgtacTATTCTATTTTTTGTAGTATAATTATTAAtgttgtataaaattatatattttaaaacttataaaacttatatgtcatattttttctaatttaattacatatatataagaGGTGGTCTCATGTACACCCAGATTGTACCCGACCCGGATCCTAACCCAATTAGACTATTCTAattcattttttcttgaaatgacactactaACTCTAACACAGAATGACACTAACACgatcttggaatgacactaacactatttcgaaaataacactaatactattttattttacaaattacattatttcgaaaatgacactaacactatattgagtGACATTAACACTACgtgtaaaatgacactaacattatatTGAAATGATACTAATACTACATGTAAATAACATtaacactatatcgaaatgacactaacacttgacatttGAGTAGGATAGCAATGTTGGATCAGATCCGGGTCAGAATTCGAGTCGGGTACTATCCGAGCATACCGTACAAAAGCGTACACCCAAGAAATTTTgtctatatataattttaaccATAACTAGTAGTAGTAACTTGCATGGACACTAGGGCAAGAATCTAATTATTTATCTGAACAAATTTAGGGTGGCGAGAAGGAATTGGACGCACCCATATTTGAACCGACGAGCAATGAATCCAAAAATATATAGAATAGATTTGCAAAATGATGAGACGATCAACCACCCCTCTTAAAACCATTAAACAAATAAACAGCCCATCATTTTTCACGCAAACTTGTCCATTCATAATTGCTGTGATGAATTAAACACTCTAATAATTACTGGGGAGACAACTAACTGATCATAGGACTAACAAAAAACCCTTTTCCTTCACTCTCACTATTCAACACCATTACAAtaataaatatcaaattaaataaaaaaaatatttatcatCTCCATGATTACAGTCACTGTGCTGAGTGACAACGACCACCCAatttgaaagagagagagagagaagatgagcGATTTCTGGCAGCAGTAAAACTAGAAGAAAAGCAAATAAAAAGcagagatgaaaaaaaaaaaaaaaaaagagtgaaaaaGAGGAGGTTGATGGAAAATGTAGGAGGCTTTTTTACATGTCCCCTTGATGAATGAAGAGGCCCCATTTCTCGGCTCTTGTGATGCCATGGAACACAAACCCTCAAACTCAAAGTCTGAAGATGCTCCGCCAATTTTCCCCCAACCAAACATGGCGCTAGCCAAGCTCGACGACTCCAAGAAGAAGCAGCTCGCGCCCAAGCGGACCTCCAACAAGGACCGCCACAAGAAGGTCGAGGGCCGCGGCCGCCGGATCAGGATTCCGGCTCTCTGCGCCGCCAGGATTTTCCAGCTCACGCGGGAGCTCGGCCACAAGACCGACGGCGAGACCATCCAGTGGCTGCTGCAGCAGGCGGAGCCCTCTATCATCGCCGCCACCGGCACCGGAACCATTCCGGCCTCTGCCCTGGGGGGCGCAGGCCCCTCCGTCTCGGAGCAGGGGAGCTCTGTTTCCGCCGGTGTGTATTCGCGATTGGTCGAGAGTGGGATGGGAATTAGGGCTAGCTCTATTTCCATGATGAACGAAGGGATTTGGCCTTCATTCAACGGATTCGGATCCACAATTTTCCAGAATTCAAATATTCAAAGTGCCAATCGCGGTGTGAAACTAGGGTTTGAGTTCCCGGTGCCCGGGCTGGAGCTCGGGCTTTCACAAGAGGGGCAGATCGGCGGCCTTAATCTGCAAGCTTTCAGCCATTTTTACCAGCAGATTGGAGTCCAAAATGGGGACTGCAGCGGCGGCGATCAGAATCAAGGGAAGGAGAATTCGCAGGGATCGCGGCACTAGCTTTCCTCCATTCTCGTTTGTTTAATTTAGATTGGTTGACGACGATGATTGAATCATGGGAATgctgcttaagattttcgattTGTTTGAAATTAATACCATAGAGAAATGATGAAGCTGCGATCATCGATCTCATCCATGCCACCTTCGTTTTGCTTCTTCTCTTTTCtgctcagctcaattcaatgcCCACGCAAACAGGTAACGGGCCCACATTATTTGCTTTATTGTCTTCATTTTTCTGggtttttttaatgttttttaaatggttttttctttttacttgcAGTGTGGAGTAGAGTTATGTGTAGCAGGGTGGAATGAAGTTGGTTGTGATTTTAGTTTCTAGTATCCAATTTTGAGGTGTGTTGTCACATAATTAGTGTTGGTTTGTATTAATTAGTACTACAATGATAATGAGTTGTGGTGGGCTTGCTTGTTTGTTACAAGTTGGGAAAGTTTCTTGAAATACAAGATATGAGCTGCATCTCATTACACACATATCTGCCCTAGTTTTTTGGATTGCacttttacttttcttttaattacaAATCAACTTTTGTTCAATTAAAATGAATGCCTCTTTGTGAATTATAGTTTCTAGTTGAATTAATCTTGAAATATGGTGGGGAATTTATCAAGCTTGATCTTCTGCTTCTTAGGTTCCAATTTAGCTAagattgattttcttttttgttggtTTACAAGAATGTATTCACATGAATCCGACGATATCGTTTGAAAACTGGTAAATtgctaaaattatatatacttCATTCTTCCGACGAAATTAATTTCCCTTTAATTTTCacataaatgaagaaaatgtatttaattttctttgtaaatataatttaaatccATTGTTCTATTTTGTTC
It contains:
- the LOC130995660 gene encoding transcription factor TCP20-like; its protein translation is MNEEAPFLGSCDAMEHKPSNSKSEDAPPIFPQPNMALAKLDDSKKKQLAPKRTSNKDRHKKVEGRGRRIRIPALCAARIFQLTRELGHKTDGETIQWLLQQAEPSIIAATGTGTIPASALGGAGPSVSEQGSSVSAGVYSRLVESGMGIRASSISMMNEGIWPSFNGFGSTIFQNSNIQSANRGVKLGFEFPVPGLELGLSQEGQIGGLNLQAFSHFYQQIGVQNGDCSGGDQNQGKENSQGSRH